The Christiangramia flava JLT2011 genome has a segment encoding these proteins:
- the radC gene encoding RadC family protein, producing MDKNEKLSIKNWAQDDRPREKLLQKGKLSLSDSELIAILLGSGSRNESAVELARRILVASKNSLNELGKLSVQQLCNFKGIGPAKAVGIVAALELGRRRRLEEAVTNLKISSSLSVFEMMQPVIGELPHEEFWILYLNNNNSVIERFQVSKGGITGTLVDVRITLRKALELGAVSLILCHNHPSGNLKASDADKQLTKKLKTAAESLDIKVLDHLIVTEKSYLSFADEGIL from the coding sequence ATGGATAAAAACGAAAAACTTAGCATCAAGAACTGGGCGCAGGATGATCGCCCCCGGGAGAAATTATTGCAGAAGGGAAAACTGAGTTTGAGTGATTCTGAACTTATTGCGATCTTACTGGGATCTGGCAGTAGAAATGAAAGCGCGGTCGAACTCGCACGGCGTATTCTAGTCGCTTCGAAAAATAGCCTGAATGAACTCGGTAAATTATCGGTCCAGCAACTTTGTAATTTTAAAGGAATTGGACCTGCCAAAGCGGTTGGTATTGTCGCAGCCCTGGAGCTGGGACGAAGACGCCGGCTGGAAGAGGCGGTTACGAATTTGAAGATTTCGTCGAGTCTGTCGGTTTTCGAGATGATGCAGCCCGTAATCGGGGAATTACCGCATGAAGAGTTCTGGATTCTATACCTTAATAATAACAATTCGGTGATCGAGCGCTTCCAGGTAAGCAAGGGCGGGATTACCGGAACACTGGTAGATGTTCGTATTACTTTGCGGAAAGCACTCGAACTGGGGGCGGTAAGCCTCATCTTATGCCATAATCACCCATCCGGAAATTTGAAGGCCAGCGATGCTGATAAGCAACTCACCAAAAAACTGAAAACAGCAGCCGAGAGTCTTGATATCAAAGTCCTGGATCACCTCATTGTAACCGAAAAATCATACCTTAGCTTTGCCGACGAAGGCATCCTATAA
- a CDS encoding UDP-N-acetylmuramate--L-alanine ligase, producing MKIHFIAIGGSAMHSLAIALQEKGYEISGSDDAIFEPSRSRLDSRGLLPKELGWHPENLNDSIDAVILGMHAKADNPELLAAQDLGLKIFSYPEFLFEQSKFKTRVVIGGSHGKTSITSMILHVMNYHGKEVDYMVGAQLEGLENPVKLTEENDFIVIEGDEYLSSPIDRRPKFHLYQPNIALLSGIAWDHINVFPDYENYVDQFRIFIDSIVNGGILVYNEEDEGLKKLVSETENPIRKHPYSTPNYHTEADVTILDTPEGDLPLEIFGKHNLNNLSGAKWICQHMGIDEDDFYEAIATFRGASKRLEKLAESSSSVIFKDFAHSPSKVAATTAAVKEQYPDKTLIACLELHTYSSLNADFLKNYAHTLDQADQALVFYSPEAIAIKKLESISKEDIKKAFERDDLEVFTNSEDFKQALFQKEFSNSALLMMSSGNYGGLDLEEVKKLI from the coding sequence ATGAAAATTCATTTTATTGCTATTGGAGGAAGCGCCATGCACAGTTTAGCTATTGCTCTTCAGGAGAAAGGTTACGAGATTAGCGGAAGTGACGATGCCATTTTTGAGCCTTCTCGCTCGCGGCTCGACTCGAGAGGCCTGCTTCCGAAGGAATTGGGCTGGCACCCGGAAAACCTGAACGATTCTATAGATGCCGTGATCCTTGGGATGCACGCAAAAGCTGATAATCCTGAATTACTGGCTGCACAGGACCTTGGTTTGAAAATCTTCAGTTATCCGGAATTCCTTTTTGAACAGTCAAAATTCAAAACCCGGGTGGTGATTGGCGGCTCTCATGGTAAAACGAGTATTACCTCCATGATCCTGCATGTGATGAATTATCACGGAAAAGAAGTCGATTATATGGTAGGTGCCCAGCTGGAAGGCCTGGAAAACCCTGTAAAGCTTACAGAAGAAAACGATTTTATCGTGATCGAAGGAGATGAATACCTGTCTTCTCCAATAGATCGCCGGCCAAAATTCCATCTCTATCAGCCTAATATTGCGCTGTTGAGCGGGATCGCCTGGGATCATATCAATGTATTTCCAGATTACGAGAACTATGTTGATCAATTCAGAATTTTTATCGATAGTATCGTAAATGGCGGAATACTGGTGTATAATGAAGAAGATGAAGGACTGAAAAAACTGGTTTCTGAAACAGAAAATCCAATCAGGAAACATCCTTATTCCACGCCAAACTATCATACAGAGGCTGATGTGACCATTTTAGATACTCCGGAGGGTGACTTGCCGCTGGAGATCTTCGGAAAACACAATCTCAATAACCTTTCCGGTGCTAAATGGATCTGTCAGCATATGGGAATTGACGAGGATGATTTTTATGAAGCGATTGCCACCTTCCGCGGAGCTTCCAAAAGATTGGAGAAATTAGCGGAATCATCCTCTTCCGTTATTTTCAAGGATTTTGCCCACAGTCCTTCAAAAGTGGCTGCAACCACTGCGGCTGTGAAAGAACAATATCCAGATAAAACGCTGATAGCCTGTCTGGAATTACATACCTATAGCAGCCTGAACGCCGATTTTCTCAAGAATTATGCGCATACGCTCGACCAGGCAGATCAAGCTTTGGTTTTTTATTCCCCGGAAGCGATCGCGATCAAAAAACTGGAATCCATCAGTAAAGAGGATATTAAGAAGGCTTTTGAAAGAGACGATCTGGAAGTATTTACGAACAGTGAAGATTTCAAACAGGCGCTATTTCAGAAGGAGTTTTCGAATTCCGCTCTTTTGATGATGAGCAGCGGCAATTACGGTGGCCTGGATCTGGAGGAAGTTAAAAAGTTGATCTGA
- a CDS encoding tetratricopeptide repeat protein produces MLTFFKPFIGIFLLFAGQLMAQQGVDEGVELLKNHKIEEARTIFLTYKDSPVAREYLGDIACFRKEWDRGIDYYKTLVKEYPDSADYHFKLGGALGMKAYYGSKFEAALILGDIKKHLKKAADLDPGHLEARRALVELYAQLPEIIGGSKTIAESYVADLERLNELDALMAEGFIYREDQYDELASLKYQQALRTAIKKPELIVRNYLKYEIGEAAAIYELEPEAATALLKDYIENYGYQDLKSPAWAYYRLAQIQRAQENKANAMKYINQALTIDPHLERADEEKRKIMAM; encoded by the coding sequence ATGTTAACATTTTTTAAGCCTTTCATCGGTATTTTTTTACTTTTTGCCGGGCAACTTATGGCTCAGCAAGGTGTGGATGAGGGTGTTGAATTACTAAAAAATCACAAAATTGAGGAGGCTCGTACGATCTTTCTCACATATAAAGATTCCCCGGTTGCCCGGGAATACCTGGGTGATATAGCCTGTTTTCGCAAAGAATGGGACCGCGGAATCGACTATTACAAGACTCTTGTCAAAGAATATCCAGATTCAGCCGATTATCACTTTAAGCTGGGAGGCGCCCTTGGCATGAAAGCCTACTATGGCTCCAAGTTCGAGGCTGCATTGATTCTGGGTGATATCAAAAAACACCTGAAAAAAGCAGCTGATCTGGATCCGGGGCACCTGGAAGCGAGAAGAGCATTGGTAGAGTTGTATGCTCAACTTCCTGAGATTATCGGGGGGAGTAAAACCATTGCTGAAAGTTACGTGGCTGATCTTGAAAGGCTTAATGAGTTGGATGCACTAATGGCTGAGGGTTTTATTTATCGGGAAGATCAATACGACGAATTGGCTTCTTTAAAATATCAACAGGCATTACGGACTGCTATAAAAAAACCGGAATTGATCGTTCGGAATTACCTGAAATATGAAATTGGCGAAGCAGCAGCAATTTATGAGCTGGAACCAGAGGCGGCAACGGCACTTCTGAAAGATTATATTGAAAACTACGGCTACCAGGATCTGAAGTCGCCGGCCTGGGCCTATTACCGCCTGGCGCAGATCCAACGGGCTCAGGAAAATAAGGCCAACGCGATGAAATATATCAATCAGGCACTGACCATAGACCCGCATCTGGAAAGAGCCGACGAGGAGAAACGCAAGATCATGGCAATGTAA
- a CDS encoding gliding motility-associated C-terminal domain-containing protein — translation MSADWYDEAGDDTPLPADEVLQDGEDYFAGAPDCTGTRQSVTVTLTSPDAPDVQDDFFTPCSGGGPYTITDLKEAIDAPAAPAGYTLEIFSTEYGKDDMPIADGTELVSGTNYFAGYYDADGEGDEDACQSDRTPVRFETVEANAPAATSPQVVCEGTTVSELEAEGTNRWYRTATSNPALPDDFEVQDGATYYASQIVPVDGPPCESVERTPVTVEVIPADAGEDSTDNVLCVSDADSQLNNTTNARAYFISLLEDGVPTDGTFDMATIADIVADYNDGTKTGYFETTYTATFDAGCTDDVVLAVTVQEDPYAGEDTEETVCITDFESFLPLNPIFVPAAEEAIMAYIEGTDITPDGTFSPSIADLFDQINEDFNNNAFPQTYTVTYTVDNGGCMDSSTLTLNVQSANDAGEDASEQLCESDVDDRGIFDSEETLRAYYVDLLGAEDSDGTFSPDLSTLIANYNDGVSEPSEDFGVTYTVDSSSECEPSSANATLTVTAAIPAEAGTIANQEYCSNEEAVNLFTLLSGDANPDGAFSSDNADVADGTFDPMEEGAGSYTITYTVSPETACVSTTDTAEFTILVNQAPNAGPGGDYSFCQGEFEALAAAVAANPSGMGIELLNELDPTITPGGMFSDDDLATLLAQYAAVSEADAFPATFTTTYTVSNDDCTDAASYSITVTPNTQADAGGDQEVTFCTTDGEMDLSNYLGDGATMGGMFMSDDADVTDGMFDPSAEGAGTFKVTYTANGDDDPCVEGESTATITIVVVEGVDAGDDVTIVICENDLADDFFTEANLSDYYMGLLGDDVPTTGDFDPSIAELVSMYEGGMMTGDFTTTYTVGDGTCEDSVELTVTIRENFNTEDLEEVDDVTLCQNAGMQDLTSFLGDNPTFGSFDGYEDGMFDPGMMGPGTYEITYTLSEDTDSCVTGTASVSFTITVQDSAYAGENFTVTACQNAGDQNLYNRLGDTVDDSGSFTYNGEEVEDGILITSDFAPGSYTIIYTVPSENDCGTDISTITLNIRPVPEAGANNTLELCQNDESVDLLDLLSSDAASNGRFSINGNQLNSSILNPRDYEAGNYVLTYQVSSSDGNCSDSAIITLAIQDAANAGEDMDLSVCMNAGVQNLFDFLSADADTTGEFTLDGDAIADGMMDPMDFAAGTYEVTYTVEAINDCGDDTATFNITVQEAADAPTATDLTFCASEMPTGADLTATGDNLMFYSDAEMNTMVMPEDALMTGTYYVTQRTNDEGCESDAASFEVVVNDGATPTIDNPAVSFCEYDDATVLDLTDAIDQTDNITWYDAATGGEMLSTGTALQDGVIYYASYTDPDSGCESAVRLAVTVSIESCPLVFPEGISPNGDGMNDTFTIENIDREYPNYTIEIYNRWGDVVYKGNASTPDWDGTNTQSGSLGDDVLPVGVYFYLLEFNDGATAPRRGKIYLSR, via the coding sequence ATGTCTGCAGACTGGTATGACGAAGCAGGGGATGACACTCCACTACCTGCTGATGAAGTGCTTCAGGACGGAGAAGATTACTTCGCCGGAGCACCTGACTGTACCGGGACAAGACAATCTGTTACGGTAACCCTTACTTCTCCTGACGCACCAGATGTTCAGGACGATTTCTTCACCCCATGTTCAGGAGGTGGACCCTACACAATTACAGACCTAAAGGAAGCTATTGATGCTCCTGCTGCTCCAGCCGGTTACACTTTGGAAATCTTCTCAACCGAATATGGTAAAGACGATATGCCAATTGCTGATGGAACTGAACTGGTAAGCGGCACTAATTATTTCGCAGGGTATTATGATGCTGATGGTGAAGGTGATGAAGATGCCTGCCAGTCAGACCGTACTCCTGTGCGTTTTGAAACGGTAGAAGCAAACGCTCCGGCCGCAACAAGTCCACAGGTTGTTTGTGAAGGAACAACTGTTAGTGAACTGGAGGCCGAAGGTACCAACCGCTGGTATCGTACTGCAACTTCCAACCCTGCATTGCCAGACGATTTTGAAGTTCAAGATGGTGCCACATACTATGCTTCTCAAATTGTACCGGTAGATGGACCACCTTGTGAGAGCGTGGAAAGAACTCCTGTTACAGTAGAAGTTATCCCTGCTGATGCAGGTGAAGACAGCACAGATAACGTACTTTGTGTTTCTGATGCAGATTCTCAATTGAACAATACTACCAACGCTAGGGCCTATTTCATCAGTCTTTTAGAAGATGGAGTTCCTACTGATGGAACTTTTGATATGGCTACTATAGCTGACATCGTTGCTGATTATAACGACGGAACCAAAACCGGCTATTTCGAAACAACGTATACCGCTACTTTCGATGCTGGATGTACTGATGATGTAGTACTGGCAGTGACCGTTCAGGAAGACCCTTATGCAGGAGAAGATACGGAAGAAACGGTTTGTATTACAGATTTTGAAAGTTTCCTTCCATTAAATCCGATTTTTGTTCCTGCGGCCGAAGAGGCGATCATGGCCTATATAGAAGGAACAGATATCACTCCTGATGGAACTTTCTCTCCTTCGATTGCAGATCTTTTTGATCAGATTAATGAAGATTTCAATAATAATGCATTCCCTCAAACTTACACGGTTACCTATACAGTAGATAATGGCGGATGCATGGATTCTTCCACTTTAACCCTGAATGTACAATCTGCTAATGACGCAGGTGAGGATGCTTCAGAGCAACTTTGCGAAAGCGATGTGGATGACAGAGGGATTTTCGATAGCGAAGAAACTCTTAGAGCCTATTATGTAGACTTGTTAGGAGCTGAAGATTCAGATGGAACTTTTTCTCCTGATCTTTCTACTTTAATTGCGAATTACAACGACGGGGTATCAGAACCTTCTGAAGACTTCGGAGTAACCTATACAGTAGATAGCAGTTCAGAATGCGAGCCATCAAGCGCGAACGCCACATTAACTGTTACAGCAGCGATTCCTGCCGAAGCCGGCACAATCGCCAATCAGGAATACTGCTCTAATGAAGAAGCAGTCAACCTTTTCACTCTATTGAGCGGAGACGCGAACCCTGATGGAGCATTCTCAAGTGACAATGCTGATGTAGCCGACGGAACTTTTGACCCAATGGAAGAAGGTGCCGGATCTTACACGATCACCTACACCGTTTCTCCTGAAACCGCCTGTGTATCTACCACAGATACTGCTGAATTTACCATTTTGGTGAATCAGGCACCAAACGCAGGACCTGGAGGAGATTACTCTTTCTGCCAGGGTGAATTTGAAGCTTTAGCAGCTGCTGTTGCTGCAAATCCTTCCGGAATGGGAATAGAATTATTGAACGAACTTGACCCAACAATTACTCCTGGAGGAATGTTCAGCGATGATGATTTAGCAACACTTTTAGCTCAATATGCTGCCGTTTCAGAAGCTGACGCTTTCCCTGCTACTTTCACCACTACTTACACTGTGAGCAATGATGACTGTACAGACGCTGCATCCTACTCTATCACCGTAACTCCGAACACTCAAGCTGATGCTGGCGGAGACCAGGAGGTAACCTTCTGTACTACTGATGGAGAAATGGATCTTTCAAATTATTTAGGTGACGGAGCTACAATGGGCGGAATGTTCATGAGCGATGACGCTGATGTGACCGACGGAATGTTCGACCCTTCTGCTGAAGGTGCTGGGACTTTTAAAGTGACATATACCGCTAATGGAGATGATGATCCATGTGTAGAAGGAGAATCTACTGCCACAATCACCATCGTTGTAGTTGAAGGCGTAGACGCCGGAGACGACGTCACAATCGTAATCTGTGAAAATGATCTTGCAGACGACTTCTTTACAGAAGCTAATCTTTCAGATTACTATATGGGACTACTTGGAGATGATGTTCCTACCACAGGAGACTTCGATCCAAGTATCGCCGAATTGGTAAGTATGTATGAAGGAGGAATGATGACCGGAGATTTCACTACTACCTATACTGTTGGAGATGGAACCTGCGAAGACTCAGTAGAACTTACAGTAACCATCAGAGAAAACTTCAATACAGAAGATCTTGAAGAGGTTGATGATGTCACTCTATGCCAGAATGCAGGAATGCAGGATTTAACCAGTTTCCTTGGCGACAATCCAACATTCGGAAGCTTTGATGGCTACGAAGACGGAATGTTCGATCCTGGAATGATGGGACCTGGAACTTATGAAATCACTTACACCCTAAGTGAAGATACTGACTCTTGCGTAACAGGAACCGCTTCTGTAAGCTTTACGATTACCGTTCAGGATTCTGCATATGCAGGGGAGAACTTTACAGTTACTGCTTGCCAAAATGCCGGAGATCAAAACTTGTATAACAGATTAGGAGATACAGTTGACGACTCAGGATCTTTCACCTATAATGGCGAAGAGGTCGAAGATGGGATTTTAATTACATCCGACTTTGCTCCGGGAAGTTATACTATTATATATACTGTTCCTTCAGAAAACGATTGTGGCACAGATATCTCTACAATCACTTTGAACATTAGACCAGTTCCTGAAGCAGGTGCCAATAACACTTTAGAGCTTTGCCAAAACGACGAATCTGTTGATTTATTAGATTTATTAAGTTCTGACGCTGCTTCAAACGGTCGATTCAGCATTAATGGTAACCAACTAAATAGTTCTATATTAAATCCTCGAGATTATGAAGCTGGCAACTACGTCTTAACCTATCAAGTTAGTAGTTCCGACGGAAACTGCTCAGATTCCGCAATAATTACACTAGCTATCCAAGATGCTGCAAACGCCGGTGAGGATATGGATCTTTCGGTTTGTATGAATGCAGGAGTTCAGAATCTATTCGACTTCCTTTCAGCAGATGCTGATACTACCGGAGAATTCACTCTTGATGGAGATGCAATCGCAGACGGAATGATGGATCCGATGGATTTTGCCGCTGGAACTTATGAAGTAACCTATACCGTAGAAGCAATCAACGATTGTGGAGATGACACCGCTACGTTCAACATTACCGTTCAGGAAGCTGCAGACGCACCTACGGCTACAGATCTAACTTTCTGCGCAAGCGAGATGCCAACTGGTGCTGATCTTACTGCTACCGGAGACAACCTGATGTTCTACTCAGATGCTGAAATGAATACCATGGTAATGCCTGAAGACGCCTTGATGACAGGAACCTATTACGTAACACAGCGAACTAATGACGAAGGTTGTGAGTCTGACGCTGCTTCTTTTGAAGTAGTTGTAAATGACGGAGCAACTCCAACTATTGATAATCCTGCTGTTTCATTCTGTGAGTACGATGATGCTACAGTACTTGACCTGACAGATGCCATTGACCAGACTGATAACATCACCTGGTACGATGCTGCAACTGGAGGAGAGATGCTAAGCACTGGAACTGCACTGCAAGACGGCGTTATCTACTACGCTTCTTATACCGATCCTGATTCAGGATGTGAAAGTGCAGTGAGACTGGCTGTAACAGTTTCAATTGAAAGCTGCCCGCTAGTTTTCCCAGAAGGAATTTCACCTAACGGAGACGGAATGAACGACACATTCACTATCGAAAATATTGATAGAGAATATCCTAACTACACTATTGAAATCTACAACCGTTGGGGTGATGTAGTGTACAAAGGAAACGCCAGCACACCAGATTGGGATGGTACAAACACTCAGTCAGGATCTCTTGGCGACGACGTTTTACCTGTGGGAGTATATTTTTACCTACTTGAATTCAACGATGGAGCAACTGCGCCACGTAGAGGAAAAATTTACTTAAGCAGATAA
- a CDS encoding PorP/SprF family type IX secretion system membrane protein: MKKLITKYLLFAGIILFSIKGIAQQDPLFTQYMYNMSVVNPAYATDDPGMLNLGGIYRAQWTDVEGAPRTLNFFAHTPVSERVELGLTVVHDEIGGWVKENNITADFAYVIPASETTKLSFGAKGGLSTYSANFNGIILNDPNDPAFENQSEVFPVFGVGAFWFGDKHYLGISAPNLFTSKHIENINGLQALGVEEIHYYLTGGYVFGLSDNFKLKPSFMARGVQGAPLSIDVNANVLLYDRLEAGVGYRFDKSVTGLVNFRISPSLRVGYAYDYPTYNLSEDGSHEIMLLFDLDLFGLKKGYDKSPRFF, encoded by the coding sequence ATGAAAAAATTAATCACAAAATATTTATTATTCGCAGGCATTATCCTTTTCTCTATAAAAGGTATTGCCCAGCAAGACCCTCTCTTCACTCAGTATATGTATAACATGAGTGTGGTAAACCCGGCCTATGCTACCGATGATCCAGGTATGCTAAACCTGGGAGGGATCTACAGAGCTCAATGGACAGATGTTGAAGGTGCACCACGCACCCTCAACTTCTTTGCCCACACTCCCGTTAGCGAACGTGTAGAACTTGGTCTAACCGTAGTTCATGACGAAATTGGAGGCTGGGTAAAAGAGAACAATATCACGGCAGATTTCGCGTATGTGATCCCTGCCAGTGAAACCACCAAACTTTCCTTTGGTGCCAAAGGAGGACTTTCTACATACAGTGCTAATTTCAACGGAATTATCCTGAATGACCCGAACGATCCTGCTTTTGAAAATCAAAGTGAAGTATTTCCGGTTTTTGGTGTTGGAGCCTTCTGGTTTGGAGACAAGCATTACTTAGGTATTTCTGCTCCTAACCTGTTCACTTCAAAACACATCGAAAACATTAACGGGCTTCAGGCTTTAGGAGTTGAAGAAATTCACTACTACCTTACTGGGGGTTACGTATTCGGTTTAAGCGATAACTTCAAATTAAAGCCATCTTTCATGGCTAGAGGAGTACAAGGCGCACCGCTTTCTATAGACGTCAATGCAAACGTTTTGCTTTACGATCGTCTGGAAGCAGGAGTTGGTTATCGTTTCGACAAAAGCGTTACCGGTCTGGTAAACTTCAGAATCAGTCCTTCCTTAAGAGTAGGATATGCTTATGACTACCCAACTTATAACCTGAGCGAAGACGGATCACACGAAATCATGCTGTTGTTTGATCTTGACTTGTTCGGTCTTAAGAAAGGATATGACAAATCACCGAGATTCTTCTAA
- a CDS encoding OmpA family protein, with translation MKKLYSTLLILTIGFTSFAQRSDIREGDKYFAQAAYVDAATAYEKVNDKSKEVLQNLGDSYFYTNQMQNAVEVYDLLFLRHEAETTPEYKFRYAHALMATGNYVKADKYMNEVTGENWNHEEWASNLDTVAPHQFKYDQVMNNQSSSDFGIGFYGDRVAFASTRNQERPIYPWNKLPTLDLYSAAVDDEGELSDIVLFSDAINTDEHESSATFSTDGTVMFFDRTNEDRVKNEEGNRIAHISMYRAEKVDDEWTNVEKLPFSSENYSVEHPSLSADGSKLYFSSDMPGGSGSFDIYVVDVNEDGTYGEPRNLGPGVNTAHRDQFPFISSQDTLYFSSDGRQGFGNLDIYKSGGDFSESENLGKTINSGSDDFAFVIKEDQEKGFFASNRRGTDNLYQFVREDNELIPAPTKTDPTSGNQTIPVDGSKIYFDFDKATIKPESKPVLDSVVTYMNQYPNINVKVESHADARGTDKYNMDLSERRAAATVDYLVEHGIDRSRLTSQGYGESRPVNDCTEPTGCTNEQYAKNRRSTFVVSNRNTSAGDMDDTEMEEDMEDGN, from the coding sequence ATGAAAAAACTATATAGTACACTTTTAATCTTAACAATAGGCTTTACGAGTTTTGCTCAGCGCTCTGACATCAGGGAAGGCGACAAATACTTCGCCCAGGCTGCTTATGTAGACGCAGCGACTGCCTATGAAAAAGTAAACGATAAATCTAAAGAAGTACTTCAAAACCTGGGAGATTCGTATTTCTATACGAACCAGATGCAAAATGCTGTTGAAGTATACGACCTCTTATTCCTTCGTCACGAAGCAGAGACCACACCGGAATATAAATTCCGTTACGCTCACGCTTTAATGGCAACCGGAAATTATGTAAAAGCTGATAAGTATATGAACGAGGTAACCGGTGAAAACTGGAACCATGAAGAATGGGCCAGCAATCTTGATACCGTTGCACCTCACCAGTTCAAATACGACCAGGTTATGAACAACCAGAGTTCTTCAGACTTCGGAATTGGTTTCTATGGCGACCGCGTAGCTTTCGCTTCAACCAGAAACCAGGAGCGCCCGATCTATCCTTGGAACAAACTTCCAACCCTGGATCTTTACAGCGCTGCCGTTGATGATGAAGGAGAACTTTCTGATATCGTTCTTTTTTCTGATGCGATCAATACCGACGAGCATGAGAGTTCTGCGACTTTCAGTACTGACGGTACCGTGATGTTCTTCGACAGAACGAACGAAGACCGCGTGAAAAACGAAGAAGGTAACCGTATCGCCCACATCAGCATGTATCGTGCTGAAAAAGTAGATGACGAATGGACCAATGTAGAAAAACTGCCTTTCAGCAGCGAGAATTATTCAGTAGAGCATCCAAGCCTTAGCGCAGATGGTAGCAAGCTGTACTTCTCCAGCGACATGCCAGGTGGCAGCGGTTCTTTTGATATCTACGTGGTAGATGTGAACGAGGACGGAACTTATGGAGAACCAAGAAACCTTGGCCCGGGAGTGAACACCGCACACCGCGATCAATTCCCATTCATCAGTTCACAGGATACGCTTTATTTCTCTTCTGATGGTCGTCAGGGCTTCGGAAATCTCGATATCTACAAAAGTGGAGGTGATTTTTCTGAATCTGAAAACCTTGGAAAAACGATCAATAGCGGAAGTGATGATTTCGCTTTCGTGATCAAGGAAGATCAGGAAAAAGGATTTTTTGCTTCCAACCGAAGAGGAACAGATAACCTGTACCAATTCGTTCGCGAAGACAACGAATTGATCCCGGCTCCAACGAAGACCGATCCAACTTCAGGAAACCAGACTATCCCTGTTGATGGTAGCAAGATCTATTTCGACTTCGATAAAGCCACTATCAAGCCAGAATCTAAACCAGTACTTGATTCCGTTGTAACATACATGAACCAGTACCCGAACATCAACGTAAAAGTGGAATCTCACGCAGATGCTCGTGGAACTGACAAATACAACATGGATCTTTCTGAAAGAAGAGCCGCTGCAACTGTTGATTACCTTGTTGAGCATGGTATTGACAGATCAAGGTTAACTTCTCAGGGTTATGGAGAAAGCAGGCCTGTTAACGACTGTACAGAACCAACTGGTTGTACCAACGAGCAATATGCTAAAAACCGTAGAAGTACATTCGTAGTATCTAACAGAAACACTTCTGCTGGTGATATGGATGATACCGAAATGGAGGAAGATATGGAAGACGGCAACTAA
- a CDS encoding DUF4136 domain-containing protein translates to MKLSKYFLVLLVFAACNTPHAVYDYDQQIDFQQYSNYALFPDFRSGLSQLDENRLLNSLETAMQQKGFIKSEEPGIYINVYTEEFQQDNRSRVGVGLGGGGGNVGVGGSVGIPLGQMNTYLKLTFDFIDVKNDNLVWQAVVESPFNYDASPEKRQAQFDKIVAKALEGYPPKK, encoded by the coding sequence ATGAAATTATCCAAATATTTTTTGGTATTGCTGGTCTTTGCGGCCTGCAATACTCCGCACGCGGTCTATGATTATGACCAGCAGATCGATTTTCAGCAATATTCTAATTATGCCCTGTTTCCGGATTTCCGATCGGGACTGAGTCAGCTGGATGAAAACAGGCTCCTTAACAGCCTGGAAACGGCGATGCAGCAAAAGGGTTTTATAAAGTCTGAAGAACCCGGCATCTATATTAATGTCTACACGGAAGAATTTCAGCAGGACAATCGTAGCAGAGTAGGTGTTGGTCTTGGTGGTGGCGGTGGAAACGTTGGAGTAGGAGGATCTGTGGGTATTCCGCTAGGACAAATGAATACTTATCTTAAGCTGACTTTTGATTTCATCGATGTCAAGAACGATAACCTGGTTTGGCAGGCGGTAGTGGAAAGTCCGTTCAATTATGACGCGTCTCCTGAAAAAAGACAGGCGCAGTTTGATAAGATTGTGGCAAAAGCCCTGGAAGGGTATCCTCCGAAGAAATAG